Proteins from one Armigeres subalbatus isolate Guangzhou_Male unplaced genomic scaffold, GZ_Asu_2 Contig347, whole genome shotgun sequence genomic window:
- the LOC134204024 gene encoding uncharacterized protein LOC134204024, with amino-acid sequence MFHQIRIIPEDTHSQRFLFRFDVTQPPDVYIMDVATFGATCSPCSAQHVMHRNADDNAKEFPEAAAAIKEKTYMDDYFDSADTPEEASERATQVKLIHSRCGFNMRNWVSNSTGVLQRLGEMAEQKILSFDCSQEEKQQRVLGIAWEPKKDVFIFSTSWHSDLAPYVFEELRPTKRIILRIVMSLFDPLGLLAPFLIHGRMLIQDLWRRGLDWDTKVSDKELEKWRRWVNMLPAISRLEIPRCYFGDAHPCSYDSLQLHIFTDASELGYGCAAYFRIVYNGTVRCSLVMARSKVAPLKYLSIPRMELQAALLGARMLRTISENHTLPINEKYIHTDAEVVLAWIRSQHRNYKQFVAYRVGEILSLTKPYNWRHVPSRENLADCLTKWGKDTEPDSNGRWLNGKNSFLYRDMHSWPKQKQIAETSEELRAHILLHHISVPEGLVDIARFSKWRVLLRAVALALRFISNCRRKSNKLPIEVVKATENQRRCLLRSIPAEVVPLRQNEYLLAEHILWRLAQTDCYPDEIRTLLNNRDESDPIKLSSIEKSSPLYKLSPFADEFGVIRVEGRTANASYATFDARFPVILPNNHSITKLLVDDYHRRYGHANRETVVNEVRQRFHIFNLRSTIDKAMKSCQRCKIAKCQPRNPRMAPLPLERLTPHVRPFSYVGVDYLGPLEISVGRRKEKRYVAVFTCLVTRAVHLEVAHNLSTDSCIMAIRRFVRKRGPPVEICSDNGTNFVGASNELAEQIRNINGECADTFTDARTKWTFNPPSAPHMGGVWERMVRSVKEAMRALDDGRRLNDEILLTVLAEAESFINSRPLTYMPQVSTDTEAITPNHFILGSSSGAQDPLGTPTNWASALRSSYQRSQFLSDAVWNRWLKEYFPTLNKRSKWFAESKPVKVGDLVYVADGHRRAWIRGKVQQVIFGSDGRIRQAIVRTASGRELKRPVVKLAIMEVTSGESYEDLTGPQQDSQGGGCSGTTAGRADELR; translated from the coding sequence ATGTTCCACCAAATTCGAATTATACCAGAGGACACACACTCGCAACGATTTCTGTTCCGCTTCGATGTAACTCAACCACCAGATGTTTATATAATGGACGTTGCTACATTTGGTGCCACTTGCTCACCATGCTCAGCGCAGCATGTAATGCATCGGAATGCTGATGATAAcgcgaaggaattcccagaagcagcagcagcaatcaAAGAAAAAACGTACATGGACGATTACTTCGACAGCGCTGACACCCCAGAAGAAGCCTCAGAGAGAGCCACTCAAGTAAAACTGATTCATTCACGATGTGGGTTTAACATGCGGAACTGGGTCAGCAACAGCACTGGAGTATTGCAACGCTTAGGAGAAATGGCCGAACAGAAAATATTATCTTTCGACTGCAGTCAAGAAGAAAAACAACAGCGAGTGCTTGGAATAGCATGGGAACCTAAGAAGGATGTCTTTATATTCTCTACTAGCTGGCACAGCGACCTGGCCCCGTACGTATTCGAAGAGCTCCGACCAACTAAACGAATAATTCTTCGCATCGTTATGAGCCTTTTCGACCCGCTGGGGTTGCTTGCACCATTCTTAATTCATGGTCGGATGTTGATACAAGACCTATGGCGACGTGGCTTAGATTGGGACACCAAAGTGAGCGATAAGGAGCTCGAGAAGTGGCGACGATGGGTCAATATGCTGCCGGCAATTAGTCGTCTGGAGATCCCTCGCTGCTACTTTGGGGATGCGCATCCCTGCTCGTATGACTCGTTGCAGTTGCATATTTTTACCGACGCCAGCGAGTTGGGCTACGGCTGCGCGGCATACTTTCGTATCGTGTACAACGGAACGGTGCGATGTTCGTTAGTAATGGCTCGTAGTAAGGTTGCGCCGCTCAAATATCTCTCTATCCCGAGAATGGAACTACAAGCGGCGCTTTTGGGAGCAAGAATGCTGCGTACTATCAGCGAAAACCATACCTTGCCAATTAATGAGAAATACATCCACACCGATGCAGAAGTAGTTTTGGCTTGGATCCGTTCCCAACATCGTAACTATAAACAATTTGTCGCATATCGAGTGGGAGAAATTTTGTCTCTAACTAAGCCCTACAATTGGCGACATGTGCCATCTAGGGAGAACCTCGCAGACTGCTTGACTAAATGGGGCAAAGATACAGAACCGGACTCCAACGGAAGGTGGCTTAATGGAAAAAACTCGTTCCTTTATCGTGACATGCATAGTTGGCCGAAGCAGAAGCAAATTGCCGAAACTAGCGAGGAACTTAGGGCACATATTCTACTGCACCATATATCAGTACCAGAAGGGCTTGTAGACATCGCACGATTCTCGAAATGGAGAGTGCTACTTAGGGCGGTGGCGCTAGCTCTTCGTTTTATATCAAACTGCCGTCGTAAATCGAATAAATTGCCAATCGAGGTAGTGAAGGCTACGGAGAATCAAAGAAGATGCTTATTGAGATCGATTCCTGCTGAGGTCGTTCCTCTACGTCAAAATGAGTACTTACTAGCAGAACATATTTTGTGGCGTTTAGCACAAACCGATTGTTATCCAGATGAAATCAGAACACTGTTAAATAACCGGGACGAATCAGATCCTATCAAGTTGTCGAGTATCGAGAAATCCAGCCCCCTTTACAAACTGTCTCCCTTTGCCGATGAATTTGGTGTCATTCGAGTAGAGGGACGGACCGCCAACGCGAGCTACGCCACATTCGACGCTCGCTTTCCAGTGATACTGCCGAATAATCACTCAATCACTAAGTTATTGGTCGACGACTATCATCGCCGATACGGTCATGCTAACCGTGAGACAGTAGTTAATGAGGTCCGTCAACGCTTCCACATATTTAACTTGCGATCAACTATAGACAAAGCGATGAAGAGTTGTCAGCGTTGTAAAATAGCAAAATGTCAACCCCGGAACCCTCGTATGGCTCCACTTCCTCTTGAGCGCTTAACACCACATGTACGACCGTTTAGCTATGTGGGCGTAGATTATCTTGGACCCCTGGAGATATCAGTAGGACGTCGAAAGGAGAAGCGATACGTGGCCGTCTTTACCTGTCTTGTTACCCGTGCTGTACATTTGGAGGTAGCACATAACCTTTCAACTGATTCTTGCATCATGGCTATACGTAGATTTGTCCGAAAGCGTGGACCACCGGTTGAGATATGCTCGGACAACGGGACTAACTTTGTTGGTGCTAGCAACGAATTGGCCGAACAAATAAGGAACATCAACGGCGAATGCGCCGACACATTTACTGATGCACGCACTAAGTGGACGTTCAACCCCCCTTCTGCACCCCATATGGGGGGTGTGTGGGAACGGATGGTAAGGAGCGTTAAAGAGGCAATGCGCGCACTCGACGATGGGCGTAGACTGAATGACGAAATCCTACTGACAGTCTTAGCAGAAGCGGAAAGTTTCATCAATTCTCGGCCACTGACTTACATGCCTCAAGTATCAACGGATACCGAAGCGATCACGCCCAATCATTTCATTTTGGGGAGCTCATCCGGAGCACAGGATCCATTAGGCACTCCAACGAACTGGGCCTCTGCGTTGAGGAGCAGTTATCAGCGGTCACAATTCCTATCGGACGCAGTCTGGAATCGCTGGTTGAAAGAGTACTTTCCAACTTTGAACAAGAGATCTAAATGGTTTGCAGAGAGTAAGCCAGTGAAAGTGGGAGACTTGGTGTATGTGGCCGATGGACATCGACGAGCGTGGATACGAGGTAAAGTTCAACAAGTGATCTTCGGAAGTGATGGCAGGATCCGCCAAGCGATTGTTCGAACAGCTAGCGGCAGAGAGCTGAAGCGTCCGGTTGTTAAGTTGGCGATCATGGAAGTAACAAGCGGTGAATCCTACGAGGACCTTACAGGACCCCAACAGGATTCACAAGGCGGGGGATGTTCTGGCACCACTGCTGGGCGAGCAGACGAACTGCGTTGA